ACGTTCTTGATGTGAGGCCTCCACAGCACGTTGAAAGTGAAAACGCTGAGGAGGCAGGAATTCCTGGAGCCCTTTACATTCCATTTACTGAACTCCCGGAATCCCTTGATAGACTTCCAAAACCAAAGAACCACCCGATAATCGTTGGATGCAAACTAACAAGACTTGCAAACAGGGTTGCAGGAATTTTAGAGGCTTTAGGATATATAA
The DNA window shown above is from Balnearium lithotrophicum and carries:
- a CDS encoding rhodanese-like domain-containing protein, giving the protein MSIEVLTENLKEAIKADKEKAEFGHVNVRRARELIRDLGAYVLDVRPPQHVESENAEEAGIPGALYIPFTELPESLDRLPKPKNHPIIVGCKLTRLANRVAGILEALGYINVYILDTDIDNLIECHRAHTQE